DNA sequence from the Hippopotamus amphibius kiboko isolate mHipAmp2 chromosome 1, mHipAmp2.hap2, whole genome shotgun sequence genome:
tttcgTCAAGGAGGCAGAGGTCACCGGATCCAGatgatttcacttttaaaagagCCCAGCTGCCTCTGGCCTTTGAGTTAGGGGCCCCACATGTGGCGAGGGAATGAAGAACGCCGCCAGCAACCTGGCCTTCTGTAGAAAGCATGCCCGCCGGAGGAGGGCTGTGTCAGTCAGCATGTGTGAGTTATGATCCAGCAACGCAGAGGGAAGGGTGAAGCAGCTGTCTTTGTTTCAGATGACAGGAACAGGCGATTGGACTCCATTCTCTCCCAACTGCCATCTGAATACCATTCGTAGGAAAGCCCTGAAACAGAGTCTCCTCTTACTGCACACGTGCAGGTTTCCTAAGTCTGGTGCCAAATGTTCTATTGATAAGAACTAAGTCCAGTGCTTTTGTAATAGAGCACAGTTACTGTCAGACTCCAGGATCACAGGTGTCCCTTAATCCTTAGCACCTGGTGTAGCGTAGCTGCCTGATAGGTGTTTCTTGAGTAAATGAGTGTTTCTTAAgtttaattgaaagaaaaatcattaaagtAAAAGGATCTTTGCTTCCAAAAGTATTGAAAGTGAAACAGAAGAGCTCAACTCTCTTGATGAATTGGTTACCTCTTTTATCTTTCAGAGTCGGAGTTGACCAATTTGGCAGGATTATACAGAGATGAGCGATTGAAACAGAAAGCAGAGTCGCTGAAGCTTGAAAACTGTGAAAAACTTTCCAAACTTATTGGCCTACGCAGAGGTGGCTGAGAGGATGATAGTGCTACGCAGGCTGGGGGGTTTGCTACGTGTTACTCTTTATGTTCCTAATTCCATTTTATAATACAAAATTAGGAAATGATGAACATTTTACAATTTGCTAACTTTGTTTGGTGGGCAGAGTTGGAGGCGCTTCAGCATGGAGCCAGACTTGTCATCACACGATCCTTCCTGGGGATTGGCTCCAGGGGCCAGGAGCAGGTCATCTAGATTGAATTAATGGCAAAGCATTAGATTCAGCCCGCTGCTCCACACCTACCCTGCCTCTAGGAGTGTAGTTCAGGGCATCCCAGAGCAGATCCatatcttcttccttcttccctccagtGAAGCCTCAATAGCCAGTCATTTCCAGGCTTAGCCAAAGCAGCTTAATATTGGTTGTTTACAGTGTACACTGAGAATGATACCTCTCCCTTCATTAGAGTCATCGTCTCCCCACCTGATTCAGCTGTTGGAACAACTCAACTTTCCATTTTCTAGGGGGAATATGGAGACATGTAAACTGTTGTAGTCCACAGTTTTCTATTTGCCTAATCTCTGTTTAGAGTTACTAGCATTAGCAAACTGCCTGATTTGagtttcttttacttccttaacCCTCTCTTGCAGAGGGCCCAGAAATTAAGAGTTATTGAGTGAAACAGTTCAATGGACACACGGAATcaggggcgaggggtgaaggtaAAATGCAAGACTGAGTCTCAGCTGCTCAGTGCAGGTTCCTTAGTCCATCATAGAACCCAGAGaatgttctttttgttgtttcccCTTGCAGCATCACAAGCTGAGTCCCTACACCCCGCAGAGGTACTGTGGTCAGATCTAAGAGGAGGCGCTGCCAGCCAGCCGGACTGTTTGCTCAAGCCTAGAGATAGAGGGGCATGACCCTCAGTCCATAGCTATGGGGATCTGGTGTTGGCCCCAACAATCACTTTGTTTAACCCAGTGCCCTGTAGTCTGTGATAGGAGATCCTGTTTCATGTagtcaatatttgttgagtgcctggTATGGAATTGGAACATTGGCCCAGAGAGGATGCATGGTTGAACTGGGCCACACAACTGTTGTGGCAGAGCTAGATGGTAGGCTGATTATCAAGTAGGAAGTGTGTGATCATCCCCATTGCTCAGGTGGTTCCAGCCATATTGGTAAAAAGAATCTTGTCTAAGgatgcccctgcccccaccatctCCCACCCTGGGATCCTGTAGCCTTTCTATGGCAGTCTTGCATCCACTCAGGACACCTCTCTACACCACTTCTGTACACAAAACAAAAGCAGGCAGCTCTTCCAGGGAGTTGTTGCCTGGACTGTGTGGTTCTGGGCCTTCCTCACCTGTGGAGGTGAACTACCAGGATTGATCTGCCCAGATTATATCATGAATCTGAACCTGGAAGGATTGGTAGGTGACTGGAAGAAAGGTTCCTGTTGGAAGGAGACTCTATGTTAAACCCCATTTCCAAAGTAGAGCTCCTCCTTTCAGATGCACAGTCATGATTTAGGTAGACGTGTCTAGTATGGTCCCGCATGTGGGCATCGCACAGTGTCAGGAGATAAGTCCAGAGGTAAGGAGTGGGGCTTTGGTGGCTGGTGGGGGACACCTGCTCAGCTGTAGGGAGGGAGAGCAGCCCCAGAGATAGCCAGATTTTGTTATCCAATGACATCTGTCCTCCTGGGTTTTGGGGGGCTTCCTTGATCTTTCCTGAGTGACTGAAGGGATTTACGTGGTAAAAGGTGCCTGAGAGCTAAATGGACTATAGAAAGTTGTTTTCCTGTACACACAAAAATCAAagctctcctctccccagccacAATCTCTGCTAGAAAACGGGCCATAATTAAACTGACTTGACAGATTAAAAGACCCTGCTCTAGATGCCCGTGAACAGTGTAGTCACACATGGATTTCATGACAGAGATGAGTTATCTGCAATGATACTAAATAGGGGCAATACTAACTCACTTCATTAAATGTCAGGTCTATTGTCTGTTTTTATAGCACTGATggtactgttttatttattacctAATAGACTACAACACTCACATCTGGTTTTCCTCAAGGGAATGGTATTTGCTTTGGGTTGAAGAATAGTTTAATCTATTTGGTACTGTCCAGGATATTGTTAAACTATAATTTCCTGGGTTGCATTTTAGATGGGTTGTCTGCATGGTGGTAAAATAAGCGTTTTCCTCTTGCCTACATCATTTGGAAGGTTTTTATCATATATAAACTCTCTAGGTATGGCTTTTTCTTGCTGTCAGAACTTGGCATGCAGCTCTAGACTATTTCTATGAGCACGAATGTAAACTGGAGACATGCGATAGGAATGAGGCTAAGAAATAGGGCTTGAGGcttaagcaaaaaacaaagctCTCATAAGAATGGAAGTGCCCTCTGCACTGCATGATCAGCagtgaggagggtgggatgaaaaCCCTTCTCATCACAAGGGGCACTGCAGCTTGAAGGAATCCATGTCCCCAGATTAGCAACCCTGGGGGGTTTATCTACTCAGACTAGAAGACCTCAGAACTCCCTTGATCAGCTCCAGGTCTCACATCTTGGGAGAAGTGACCAGTGAGAAAATGCCATTGCTATTCTTTCTGTTGTTAACTATTAGAAATTATGCTGAACTCCAGACCCCACTGGAACGTGGAATCCAGCAGTCTGGCCAAGCTATGTGTTATTCTCATTTACATCCTCACACTCAGGACTGGCTTTGTGAGGAGGCACTGTTGGGATTCCAGAGCTTTCTGTTATGAATGGGCATACACGTGAGTTCATTGTCTGCATGCACTTTTCCTCACAGGAGCTAGCTCttaattagtatttattttgGATTCATTTAAGGTGTAAGCTTAGTGtcctaatatatttatttttggaaaggaCCAACTTCCTATACATCTTATTTTTTGAGCCTGCATTATTGATACCTCGTGCAGTGACTACCAAGTAACTATATACCTGTGTGTTAGATATTAATTACATCATTTGCATCACATTCAGTATTTGGAATTAAAGATGTGAATGTTCTGTGACCAGAGCCAGGTTTGACCCAGATGGAATCAGCTCCTGGTGGAGTAAGAATCCTGAAAAACCTGGTCATCTGATCCACTGCATCTGGATTGAGTGTATTttaacagagaaagaaattaaacgattttatataaaaagaacggctttatatttttcctttgttcttttaccTTTGCCCATGGCACCCTTAGGTACTGCATACTGCCTGACTCCTTGGAGGCACTTAGGACTAGACAGGCTGTTGACCTCTGCTCCAGTGTTCCCTCATACATCAATGGAATTATTTGTGTTTCGAATAATAGCATTGGTGGCATCACcaattcagtatttgttttccatCAGATATCAGCAGCTGCAGCTTATTACAGCCAATGTGCACATCAAATGTACTTAGCATCTGAACATCAGGTGTTCTCCCAGTTCCTTGCTGGCTTTGTTCCTCCTAATGGTCCTCAGTTAGGGTAGTCTTGGTTTAGAAATACAAGACATTGTTATTGTAATAATAAtaccttgggaattccctggtggcacagtggttaagaatccgcctgccaatgcaggggacatgggttcaatccctggcctgggaagatcccacatgctgcagagcaactaagcccatgcgccacaactactgagcctgtgctctagagcccatgagccacaactactgagcccatgtgccacaactattgaagcccacgtgcttagagcctgtgctctgcaagagaagcctgtgcaccacaatgaagagtagcccccgctcatctcaactagagaaaagcccatgggcagcaacaaagacccaatgcagccaataaataaataaaatttttaaatcacacacacaaaaataataaaacctttCATGTGCAGAAAGATTAAGGTAATATTCAAGTCAGCAAAGATGGAgaacttactatgtaccaggtggGCTGAGCTTTTGGGATGGGGGTCAGGAAACAAGTGAGACCCAGCACCACCGCTCCTGGGGCTCACATCTAATGGGGAAGCCATTTAGACAGTGCTCCCCAGTGGGATGAATGTCAAAGGGGAGCCCAAAGGAAACGTGGGGATCTATAACAATGGGATTTAATCCAGGATGAAGGATCCGTGAAAGCAATTCTGAGGAGCAGAGATCTGACATGTAGTCATCCttcatacagagtgcagtgacttttttttttaatggggataGAAGCACCACCACTGGAGTGCTTCCCTTTTGACAAAAAGCACCACCATCCAACCAAGTACGAAGTCTGTTGTGTGGTAGACTTAATTTGGTGTCCTCCAATGGACCACACTTAATATTCATGACCTTGTGTAGTCCCCATTCTGACCTGGGCTGGTCTTGATCTTTAATCAATAGAATGTAGCAAAACCAGCAGCTTCAATTTTTGCGCTTAGGGGAACCAGCTGCCATTTAAGTCCCACCACGCTGAGACCACTTGAGGCAGGTTaagaacaaaaacagagaaggacaaggcaaacataggaaaatgcaagccccaggaataaataacttatggcctctttcagaAGACCCTGCCCGGGGCagcgcaaacatctgggtcaacgaGATATGGAAAAACTACCGTacgcactctggcttctgtacgttgcttctgcatagataaacatagctataggctcccataAGCAcaggaactggtctataaaaggagatgCTCTCCTCTGGTTCGGGGCTCAGtgtttggatgtgaatccactgggcctgtaccggtacaataaacattgcttcctgaaTTATAAGCCTTGGTGTCCTGCCTATCTCTACCAATTCCTCCAACACACTAAGCTAACCACGTGGAGAAACCATGCAGAGGAGAACCAAACAGCTGAACTGGCAGCAAGAACTGAACCCAGACACAATCTGGGCCAACCTGGTTATGCCACCCACGCTGAGGATCACAGAAGAAATGAGCTGCCCCACCAAGCCTGGTTCAAACTGCAAAATCATGAGCAAACAATACACTGGCTACTGGTTTAAGCCATTACATTTTCTGGTAGTCTGCAGCAGTAGACAACGAAACACCTCGGCTCTCTTTTTCCCATATCCCCTGTATCATTAAGTCCGATCAGTTTTATCTCCAGAACATCCTAAATCCATCTACTCTCTTCATCTCCTCTGATACCATCTAACTCCCAAACTACCATCCACTTTCTCTGACAGAAACCACTGCAGTAGCTGCCTACGTATAAGTAATCTCTGTGCATCTACTTAGGGCCCCCTCCAATCTGTACAccttgctgcaaccagagagaTCTTTTCAAAGCATAGATTATAGCATGTCACCCTCTTGCTTAAAATACTTCAGTACCTTTCTTTGCCcccataataaaaatgaaagtctcAAGCATGGCCTAATGCTTAACAAGGCTCTCTACCAAGTTTCTGGCCTCTGCTCCCTGCTTGTCCTGTATATCTTTTGCTTTTCTGCCATACTACCTTTTAGTTACTGCACTATGCCAACCCTTTTGCCTGAGGGACTTTGTATATActgtttcctctttctggaaCCTTTTCCCAttcacctgcccctgccccctttGCTAAGTGCTTCCTGGTTACCTTCATAGATTTCATTCAGCTCAAACATATCttccccccaaccttccctgACACCCCAGGCTAGGCTAAATCTCCTTTTAAATTACTCATTCCTCTCTTTTTTGCATCTGTCATAGAATAATGACTTAAATTTGGATttattggagtgtttatttgatTATTCTCTGTCTCCCCAATTAGACTAAGTTCCAGTCTGGTTTTATCTGAACTGAACCTTGAAGGAAATGACATGTCACCTGTCAGGACTTCCTCTGGAAGCACAGCTCAAATTCTTTGAAAGCACTCCCATCAAAAGGTAGGATGTGTCCCCTCTGCTTGAATCTGGACTCTGTGGTTCCTTAACCAATAGGGTTGGGCCGAAATGATACTATGTGTTTTCTTAAGGCCCAGGTCTTAAGAAACTGGCATCTCTCATTTTgtcactttgttttttgtttgtttttcattcatttgtttgtttgttttgcctcaCCActtgacttgtgggatcttagttccctgaccagagatggaacccaggcccctggcagtggaagcacagagacctaaccactggacaaccaggtaTTCCCTCCATTTCATCACTTTGGATGCTTTCTTTTAAACCCAATCACCACGCTATGCAAAAGCCCAAGCAGCCCATGGAGAGGAACCAAGAACTTTGGTCCTCAGTCTCAGATGAGCCCGCAGCTGACAGCACTAACTTGCCAGTTATGCGAGTGAGCTGTCTTAGAAATAGAACTTCTAGTACTCCCACACCCCACCCTACTAACCATCCCAGGAAATACTACACAGAATGGAAATAAGCTTTCACTATTAAACCCTGCCCAAATTGAAGATTCCTgggcaaaatgatttttttaagctgtaaATTTTGGGTGGTTTGTTAATTCAGCAATAGTTAAACAGAACTATTTTTAACATCAACCAGTATGACCTGTGCAGAAAGGCAGCCCTTCCCAGGGCAGGATCACAAAGCTATCTGTGATGTCACGTTATCCTGAGCCTTGCTGAGACCCGGTTGGCCAGGAACCTGTAGTGTTTGTTGACATAGAGTGGGAGTCCATGGCAGTCCCCAACCAGCTTGACCATCCCTCATGTCCATGCTAGTATGCAGGGTGTGGACCTGGATCCAGGGTTCTCTCTTGTTAATAACTTCTCATCCCCCAGGAACTGGCTGCTGGAGCCTATTAGGGTTTTGCCCTAAATATGAAGGGCAGCTGGTGGAGGTGAACACTGAGTGGCAAGGGAACACCTCCTTTTAGGAGGCAGCACCTCTTAAAAGATCCTAGAGAGGGGATACGGTTCATGGGGAGATTCAGTGATCTCTGCCCCAGAGCAACGTGCAGCTTTGTCCAGGGTGATTCAGAGGAACGTTCCCATTTGAAAGACGAAGTTCCAAGAGGACTCTGTCTTGAAGCACATAAACCACAGAGCACCCTATGGGCCCACGATacccaatacagtagccactagccacatatggctatctaaatttaaattttacctaattggaatttttaacaatttaaaaggCAATTCCTCAGTCACATACGCCACATTTCAAGTCCTGCTGAGGCATGTGAGGCTAGTGGCTACTGGTACTGGACAgtgcagaacattttcatcagagAAGTTCTGTTGGACTCTACGGCTCTAGGCCCTTAAAGATTGGTCATCAGAGGTGGCCTTGTCCTCAAGGACATGAGAATAGAcacaatgaaaaaggaaagataaaacaagaaagatctaCCCACTGGGAGATTCACAGGAATGGCCATGTTTGTCGGGTCACAACATCCAGCCAAAAAGAGGCACTTAGGCAGCTGAGGAGAGCAGCCTAAGTGGCTTACCTGAAATTTCAACTTTCCTTTGTGACCATTGACaacattttccccaaactcctccTTAATATAGTCATTTCCTACTTGGGGATTTCAAATTCCATAACCTCAGAATCCATTATGTTCAACCAAAATGCAGCACAGCATCATGGTTAAGAATATGGACTCTGGAATCAAACTGCCCCTGTCCCAACCCTGTTCCAAGGCTCACTAGCTTGGGTGACCTTGGCTTATTGGGTTATTCATTCTCATAGAACctgcattttctcatctgtaaaatggggacattaGAACCTACTTCACAAGGTTATTATGAGAATCACATGAAATAATACTAATAAGGTATAAAGGTGTCATGAAATAGTGAATACGCGATAAATATTAGCTCTGGCTTACCCGAAGCATAATCTTATTTGGGTTTCAAAACAAGCCCTCCAGAGGAAATAAGCTCCATGTTGTGAGAGAGTGACATGGCTAGGACCTGAGGTTAGGCATTTGCTGCTCAGAGAATCCTCCAGCCAACAGCCTGCAAGAACGTGTGAACCTCAGTCCTGTACCTGCAAGAAACTGATTTCTGTCAATCATGTGAATTATCTTGGAAGAGGACCCTGAGCTCTAGATGAGAACATAGCCCAGATAGCCCCTGGATTACAGTATGATAAATGTAATATCCATtatgagttttccttttttgttccatGAGTTACTTAAAGAACCGGAATGACCCTTCCCAACGGAGCAGTTCAGATGTCAAGACTGATGACATATGCACCAACAGCAAATGTAAAAGTTTGTTAATCACACTGTGAGACTTTCTGGTACAGGATGATCCAGGTGGCAAGAGTGAAATGAGACTGGAATTTTTTTGGCCAATATAGGTGATTTGAATTTAGTTTACACCTATCCTTAAAGTCTGGCTTGTGGTTACAAATTCTCAGGATAGAAATTTTTGTTGTGTTCAGTACCAAAGTTGAAATAGGGCTGCTGTAACGAAGTACCACAAATTGAGTGGCTtaatacaacagaaatttattgtctcacagttccaaaggctagaagtctgaaatcaagatgctAGCaggcctgggcttcctaggtggcgagtggttgagaatctgcctgccaatgcaggggacacgggttcgatccctgctccagaaagatcccacatgctgcggagcaactatgcccatgtgccacaactattgagcctgcgctttagagcccgtgagccacaactactgagcccatgtgctgcaactactgaagcccatgcgcctagagcccgtgctgcgcaacaagagaagccacggcaatgaggagccagcgcaccacaacaaagagtagcccgcgcgcccgctcatcgcaactaaaaagaaagcccgcacacagcaaaaaagacctaacacagccaataaaataaataaataataaataaataaataaataacaagccctccagaaatagagacacagatgtagagaacaaacacatgaacaccaagtggggaaagtggggagggttggggggtaatgaattgggaggttgggataccaaattgtacactctaaatatacgcagtttattgtatgttaactgtatctcaataaaagttcttaaagaaaaacaagcccTCAGTGGGGATTGGTGGGGATGTGTGATCACCTTATCCTTCCCTGCCTCCATTTTACAAGTCTCCTTCATGCCTGACTTCAGTTCTAATCTCTTCAGGCTCTTCGGGCTGCCCAGAGCCTTACCAGAATGTAAGGACTCATCTTGGGTGAAGCCATACTCCTTTTCTATTCTTGAGCTTCCCTTCATTGTTTAGGCTTAGGCCTCCTCAGTACTAAGTGTATTCCCAGGAGGAAGAGGGGTCACAGGAGGCTGGGGCCTCATACTGTGGGGGAAATTTAGAGATTAGAGTGGGATAAAGAGACAAGAGAAGCTAAATATGAGGGGTTGTCTTAGCTGACTCTTGCTTCACGGTCTTGTAGTTTAATGGGCCCTGGGGGAAGGCTGAGGGCCAGTGTCTGAGTATTGCCTGCTCCTCAGCCCTTACAGTAAGTATAAGCCGAGACCTGCCCGCTTCTGAGGACTGCGTGAGAAACATACCATATAACAGGTGTGCAAATTCCCCATAAACTTACATTACGAACGGTGTTGGTGATCCTCTACCCCAAGAGGCGCCTCTAAGAGAGCGGCTCTTTTAAGAGGCGGGCCCCATGCCTACTAACAAAGGAAGTCCCCGCCCCTGGTCGCCAAGGTGCTTTGTGGCGTCTCATTCTCATTGGTGCGCGTCACCGGGGAGGCAGCCCGCGGCAGCCATTTCCAACGAGCTGGCGGGGGCGAAAGATGGCGACGCCCGTCGGGTGGTCGCAGGGGGGGTCAGGATCGGTGTGTCTCGCCTTCGATCAACTGCGGGACGTGATTGAGTCTCAGGAGGAACTGATCCACCAGCTGAGGAACGTGGTATGCAGCCAGAAGAGCTGGGGGATGCCAGACGGGACGCCTAAGTGGTGGAGGCGGGGCCCGACCCCGTCCCGATGCCGGGGCGGGCCGAGAGCACATTGCCAATGGCGTCATCATAAGGAGGCGGGGCCCAGATGTGTTCTGGCTAATGGGGTAGAACCTTTTTAGGGGCAATGCCTCATGAATATTTACCAGGGAATTTTAGGCAAAACCAAGTTCTCTACTCTCTTTGCCTGGTTGTGCGGGGCCTGGTAGATGTGCCCATCTATTCACTGAGCTTTAGTTTacccacttcttttctttttttttctttttggccgccccgtgtggcttgtgggatcttagttgcctgacagGGATCCAGCGCTGGCCTCTGGCAGTGAAAgcgggagtcctaaccactggagtaccagggaattcccaatttcctcatttctaattGAAGATGACTTCACTGACTTCCCAAGTCTCTTTTGTGCAGAGTAACTATAACATCCTTCCTATTGTATGAAATCCTCTCCTTATGCTGAGTACAGTAAGCACAGAATTGGCTAATCACATGTTGACTTAAGGGCTTCCAACCCCTTTATGTCCGTTTGTTTTTGCCTTGTTAATCAAACCCCCATTCATGGGTGCAAAGCATTGGAGCCACAGATTACCTGGACCAGCATGGTAAAATCCTGGCCAACTGGAGTTTGTggttattctgttttgttttttatcttgatAAAAAGGTGGGGACATATAAGCTGACTTCATATCTATTTCTTTAATGGTAGCATGCAGCTCTGGATACTGAATTACCTGCATACCTTTAGGTACCTAGGTCTTTGTGTTGACAGCTGGACTTTGCATGTGTGTTCTCACCATTTGGAACACTTTTCTCTTCCATCCTCTTTTTCTGGCCCACCCCTATTTAGCAGTCAAATATCAGGTTGATGTTCCCTGCCCTTGAAGCTGTTCTGAGCCTTCCCCAGGCCGGGTCAGGGGCCTCCTCTGGGAACCTCCGTCATAGCACACACAGTGTTAGAAGTGGTGGCCATGGGCTGTCGTCTCCATGAGACTTGTTACTCCTTAAGAGCAGGACCTAGAGCTGAGCATCAGTGAATCTGGAATGAACTCTCCCTTCCCTGGGCCCCAGTGTCATCCTAGGTGCCCTGGGCATCATCCCATTATCTGTCCTCACTCCTGGTCCCTAGAGAAACCCCtaccaccccagcccctccctgagcCAGGCTCTGTTGCAGATGGTTCTCCAGGATGAAAATTTTGTCAGTAAAGAAGAGTTCCAGGCAGTGGAGAAAAAGCTGGTGGTAAGTAATGGCCTCTGTCAGCTTCTGATCTTCCCCCATTTCCCAGGATCCCTGTGGTTGGGCAGAGTCATTGAGTATTGGCCTCTGAGAACCTCCAGCCCCAATAGTAAGGACAGAATCTTCCTGTACCCTGGCTTCTAAGTGCCCCTCTGAGAAAGGGGGCTGGTTAAGGGAGCTAGGAGACCCAATGTGGCTTGGGATAATGAGGTCACTGCTGCTGCCCCTGCAGGAAGAGAAAGCTGCCCATGCCAAGACCAAGGTTCTCCTggccaaggaggaggagaagttgCAGTTTGCCCTCGGAGAGGTAGAGGTGCTATCTAAACAGCTGGAGAAAGAGAAGCTGGCCTTTGAAAAGGCGTGAGTGGGCCTTGGTATTGGGGGAACGGTTAGGGGTCCGATCTGCCCATCCGCCTTCCCACCCTTTCTTATCTTCTCCACTCAGGCTTTCCAGTGTCAAGAGCAGAGCCCTGCAGGAGTCCAGCAAGAAGGACCAGCTCATCACCAAATGCAATGGTAGGCGGGAGGCCCGTGCTCCCTCCCATGCTTACATACATGGGCTTTTCCCTAACAGCCCAGTGCCTGTGTCCAGAGCAGGGTTTCACCCCAACTTCTGTCCCTGGCTGAGGATACAGGCAAGCCCAGGTGGGCCACACCTTCGCAAAGGCCTTCAGGGACCAGGCAGGCCACGGAAATGAGGGAAGCAGTTGGTGTACGATATTCTTCATGGCCATAAAGGAACGGGCTCGCTCCCATTTTTCTTGAAACATACGACATTCTTAGTCCAACTTTTTGTGTTCCCACTTTTGATAACTATTAGAAATAGTGTACTTTACTCATAACTCTGTTACTAGAGGAACAACGGGGCAAGCACAGACCTGTGTGGAAGCTGACCCTTAGTCTCAGTGCTGGGGGCCCAGTGGGAGGAGGGAGCTGTGGTCATGTGGAGACTCATGCCCCCTTTAAGGGCCTAGTACCTCTGCTCTGGGAATACAGGCCCAGTACTGTcagatctttaaaaaagaaactggaaagcaCATTTTACAGGAAGCTTCTCTGACTTTTTAGTGTTGGCAACtgatttagaaattttttaagtattgTATGGGCCAAGGAAAATATCTGTGGGCCATTAGTTCTCAACTCTGGTCTATGCAGATGCCTGTGGCCATTTGTTGCCTCAGTTGGTGCTCTGAGTTGTGGGGCACTTTCAGTCAGCTACCCAGTGTTCTGAGACCTTAGGACCCCCTTTCATTTTCCCAGAATGCTGAACTCCCCTTATGTAGTTTGAGAAGTAGATATGAATTCGATATTCAACTTCCTTCATTCACTG
Encoded proteins:
- the SPATA24 gene encoding spermatogenesis-associated protein 24 isoform X1, translated to MATPVGWSQGGSGSVCLAFDQLRDVIESQEELIHQLRNVMVLQDENFVSKEEFQAVEKKLVEEKAAHAKTKVLLAKEEEKLQFALGEVEVLSKQLEKEKLAFEKALSSVKSRALQESSKKDQLITKCNEIESHIIKQEDILNGKENEIKELQQVISQQKEIFRNHMSDFRIQKQQENYMAQVLDQKHKKASGARQARSRQRPREK
- the SPATA24 gene encoding spermatogenesis-associated protein 24 isoform X2 is translated as MATPVGWSQGGSGSVCLAFDQLRDVIESQEELIHQLRNVMVLQDENFVSKEEFQAVEKKLVEEKAAHAKTKVLLAKEEEKLQFALGEVEVLSKQLEKEKLAFEKALSSVKSRALQESSKKDQLITKCNGITCLTSGSRSSRRTTWPRCWTRSIRKPRGRVRPGAASVPGKNKTVVTFLLSGCNAQPLPSLLWGSPS
- the SPATA24 gene encoding spermatogenesis-associated protein 24 isoform X3, whose product is MATPVGWSQGGSGSVCLAFDQLRDVIESQEELIHQLRNVMVLQDENFVSKEEFQAVEKKLVEEKAAHAKTKVLLAKEEEKLQFALGEVEVLSKQLEKEKLAFEKALSSVKSRALQESSKKDQLITKCNELHKQSVWIRWMTWGRRLDSSGPVTQQAHVFHSFHSPVSLFNVCLDFLPHLLF